In Strix uralensis isolate ZFMK-TIS-50842 chromosome 7, bStrUra1, whole genome shotgun sequence, the following proteins share a genomic window:
- the PAOX gene encoding peroxisomal N(1)-acetyl-spermine/spermidine oxidase isoform X1: MERGGGRRVVAVGAGLAGLAAAQRLRGHGSLRLLEAAACAGGRVRTRPFASGLAEMGAHWIHGPSPGNPIFCLATSYGLLGPEAAREENQQAEAGGHPPLASVTYSSSGRALSPQVVSEAHDLFNTLLASARAFQGAEEPPAPSVGQYLRAEIARRVPAQAGCEEDAWQLRLAILAACLKLECCISGTHSMDLVALEPFGEYVSLPGLDCTFPGGYSSLPDRMVSALPEGILLLSKAVRTIQWRGSFCEEGDETRDFPVRVECEDGDTFLADHVIVTVPLGFLKEHHQNFFQPPLPKRKAEAICRLGFGTNNKIFLEFEKPFWEPQQQLLEVVWEDESPLEEPSADLEANWFKKLIGFVVLQPPEQHGHVLCGFIAGKESEYMETLSDAEVLSTMTRVLRTLTGNPCLPAPRSVLRSQWHSAPYTRGSYSYVAVGSSGDDIDVLAQPLPEEPEDPRPLQLLFAGEATHRTFYSTTHGALLSGWREAERLNQLFEAPSPAPRL, encoded by the exons AtggagcgcggcggcgggcggcgggtggTGGCGGtgggcgcggggctggcggggctggcggcggcgcaGCGGCTCCGCGGTCACGGCTCCCTCCGCCTGCTGGAGGCGGCGGCCTGCGCCGGGGGCCGCGTCCGCACCCGCCCCTTCG CGTCGGGGCTGGCAGAAATGGGGGCGCACTGGATCCACGGCCCCTCACCAGGGAACCCCATCTTCTGCCTGGCCACCAGCTACGGCCTGCTGGGCCCGGAGGCTGCCCGCGAGGAGAACCAGCAGGCCGAGGCGGGGGGCCACCCCCCGCTGGCCTCCGTCACCTACAGCAGCTCCGGGAGGGCGCTGAGTCCCCAGGTGGTGAGCGAAGCCCACGACCTCTTCAACACCCTCCTGGCCTCCGCCCGTGCTTTTCAGGGGGCTGAGGAGCCACCGGCGCCCAGCGTGGGACAGTACTTGCGGGCAGAGATCGCCCGGAGGGTCCCCGCTCAGGCGGGGTGTGAGGAGGACGCGTGGCAGCTGCGGCTGGCCATCCTCGCTGCCTGCCTCAAGCTGGAGTGTTGCATCAGCGGGACCCACAGCATGGACTTGGTGGCCCTGGAGCCCTTTGGGGAGTACGTCTCCCTGCCCGGCCTGGACTGCACCTTCCCGGG CGGCTACAGCAGCTTGCCTGATCGCATGGTCTCGGCTCTGCCGGAGGGCATCCTCCTGCTCAGCAAGGCCGTGAGGACCATCCAGTGGAGAGGGTCCTTCTGTGAGGAAGGGGATGAGACCAGGGATTTCCCTGTCCGGGTGGAGTGTGAGGACGGAGACACCTTCCTCGCCGACCACGTCATCGTCACCGTCCCGCTGG GTTTCCTCAAGGAACACCACCAGAACTTCTTCCAGCCTCCCCTGCCCAAGCGGAAAGCAGAGGCCATTTGCCGCCTGGGTTTCGGCACCAACAACAAGATCTTCCTGGAGTTTGAGAAGCCTTTCTGGGaaccccagcagcagctcctcgaAGTGGTGTGGGAGGACGAGTCACCCCTCGAGGAGCCCAGCGCCGACCTGGAGGCCAACTGGTTCAAGAAGCTCATTGGCTTCGTGGTCCTCCAGCCACCGGAGCA GCACGGGCACGTCCTCTGCGGCTTCATCGCAGGGAAGGAGTCGGAGTACATGGAGACCCTGAGTGACGCAGAGGTGCTCAGCACCATGACGCGTGTTCTCCGCACGCTGACAG GGAACCCGTGCCTGCCCGCTCCCAGGAGCGTGCTGAGGTCCCAGTGGCACAGCGCTCCCTACACCCGGGGCTCCTACAGCTACGTGGCCGTCGGCAGCTCAGGGGATGACATTGATGTGCTGGCTCAGCCCCTGCCCGAGGAGCCAGAGGACCCCAGG CCTCTGCAGCTCCTCTTCGCCGGCGAGGCCACCCACCGCACCTTCTACTCCACCACCCACGGGGCCCTGCTGTCGGGCTGGCGAGAGGCTGAGCGGCTCAACCAGCTCTTCGAGGCACCCAGCCCCGCTCCTCGGCTCTGA
- the PAOX gene encoding peroxisomal N(1)-acetyl-spermine/spermidine oxidase isoform X2 — MGAHWIHGPSPGNPIFCLATSYGLLGPEAAREENQQAEAGGHPPLASVTYSSSGRALSPQVVSEAHDLFNTLLASARAFQGAEEPPAPSVGQYLRAEIARRVPAQAGCEEDAWQLRLAILAACLKLECCISGTHSMDLVALEPFGEYVSLPGLDCTFPGTSSHSGYSSLPDRMVSALPEGILLLSKAVRTIQWRGSFCEEGDETRDFPVRVECEDGDTFLADHVIVTVPLGFLKEHHQNFFQPPLPKRKAEAICRLGFGTNNKIFLEFEKPFWEPQQQLLEVVWEDESPLEEPSADLEANWFKKLIGFVVLQPPEQHGHVLCGFIAGKESEYMETLSDAEVLSTMTRVLRTLTGTALVTPNPPPRETHTRISGSHPKSMPAGNPCLPAPRSVLRSQWHSAPYTRGSYSYVAVGSSGDDIDVLAQPLPEEPEDPRPLQLLFAGEATHRTFYSTTHGALLSGWREAERLNQLFEAPSPAPRL, encoded by the exons ATGGGGGCGCACTGGATCCACGGCCCCTCACCAGGGAACCCCATCTTCTGCCTGGCCACCAGCTACGGCCTGCTGGGCCCGGAGGCTGCCCGCGAGGAGAACCAGCAGGCCGAGGCGGGGGGCCACCCCCCGCTGGCCTCCGTCACCTACAGCAGCTCCGGGAGGGCGCTGAGTCCCCAGGTGGTGAGCGAAGCCCACGACCTCTTCAACACCCTCCTGGCCTCCGCCCGTGCTTTTCAGGGGGCTGAGGAGCCACCGGCGCCCAGCGTGGGACAGTACTTGCGGGCAGAGATCGCCCGGAGGGTCCCCGCTCAGGCGGGGTGTGAGGAGGACGCGTGGCAGCTGCGGCTGGCCATCCTCGCTGCCTGCCTCAAGCTGGAGTGTTGCATCAGCGGGACCCACAGCATGGACTTGGTGGCCCTGGAGCCCTTTGGGGAGTACGTCTCCCTGCCCGGCCTGGACTGCACCTTCCCGGG cacctCCTCCCACAGCGGCTACAGCAGCTTGCCTGATCGCATGGTCTCGGCTCTGCCGGAGGGCATCCTCCTGCTCAGCAAGGCCGTGAGGACCATCCAGTGGAGAGGGTCCTTCTGTGAGGAAGGGGATGAGACCAGGGATTTCCCTGTCCGGGTGGAGTGTGAGGACGGAGACACCTTCCTCGCCGACCACGTCATCGTCACCGTCCCGCTGG GTTTCCTCAAGGAACACCACCAGAACTTCTTCCAGCCTCCCCTGCCCAAGCGGAAAGCAGAGGCCATTTGCCGCCTGGGTTTCGGCACCAACAACAAGATCTTCCTGGAGTTTGAGAAGCCTTTCTGGGaaccccagcagcagctcctcgaAGTGGTGTGGGAGGACGAGTCACCCCTCGAGGAGCCCAGCGCCGACCTGGAGGCCAACTGGTTCAAGAAGCTCATTGGCTTCGTGGTCCTCCAGCCACCGGAGCA GCACGGGCACGTCCTCTGCGGCTTCATCGCAGGGAAGGAGTCGGAGTACATGGAGACCCTGAGTGACGCAGAGGTGCTCAGCACCATGACGCGTGTTCTCCGCACGCTGACAGGTACCGCCCTCGTCACCCCAAACCCTCCCCCCAGGGAAACACATACCCGGATTTCTGGATCCCACCCAAAATCCATGCCTGCAGGGAACCCGTGCCTGCCCGCTCCCAGGAGCGTGCTGAGGTCCCAGTGGCACAGCGCTCCCTACACCCGGGGCTCCTACAGCTACGTGGCCGTCGGCAGCTCAGGGGATGACATTGATGTGCTGGCTCAGCCCCTGCCCGAGGAGCCAGAGGACCCCAGG CCTCTGCAGCTCCTCTTCGCCGGCGAGGCCACCCACCGCACCTTCTACTCCACCACCCACGGGGCCCTGCTGTCGGGCTGGCGAGAGGCTGAGCGGCTCAACCAGCTCTTCGAGGCACCCAGCCCCGCTCCTCGGCTCTGA
- the LOC141946206 gene encoding lipase member M-like: protein MWLFIAILFLIQAPTHSEDAMEQKKAINPETFLNVSQMICHRGYPSEEYEALTHDGYYISLNRIPHGRENPRNRGVKPVVFLQHGFLGEGSQWVENLANNSLAFILADSGYDVWLGNSRGTSWSRKHQNLSADQVEFWDFSFHEMAMYDLPAMINFVLQKTGQKQIYYVGYSQGCTIAFIAFSSMPELAQKIKMFFALAPAVTMKHTRSPIMKMSFLLDRQFKMFQLLLGRTDALLRMRKLWRFLPKLCRHPLLHKPCANLLFLLGGYNEKNLNMTQLDVYTSHYPDGTSVKNVIHWAQVLKSGEFKAFDYGSKNPAVYHQDTPPSYRLDEMPVPTAVWSGGEDWVADWRDVRLLLPRIAHLVTYVHISDWNHWDFIWGLDAPRRLYSSILEMMEGSW from the exons ATGTGGCTGTTTATTGCAATCCTGTTTTTGATACAAGCACCCACACACTCAGAAGATGCTATGGAACAGAAAAAAGCTATAAATCCTGAAACGTTCCTGAATGTT AGCCAAATGATCTGCCACAGAGGGTACCCCAGTGAGGAGTATGAAGCCCTGACTCATGACGGCTACTACATCAGCCTGAACAGAATTCCTCACGGGAGAGAAAATCCTAGGAACAGAG GGGTCAAGCCAGTCGTGTTTCTCCAGCATGGATTCCTTGGAGAAGGCAGTCAATGGGTGGAAAATCTGGCTAACAACAGCCTTGCCTTCATACTAGCAGACTCTGGCTATGACGTCTGGCTGGGAAACAGCCGAGGGACAAGCTGGTCCCGGAAACACCAGAACCTTTCAGCTGACCAGGTTGAATTCTGGGATTTCAG CTTTCATGAAATGGCAATGTACGACCTCCCAGCCATGATCAACTTTGTTCTGCAGAAGACTGGGCAGAAGCAAATATATTACGTTGGCTACTCCCAGGGCTGCACGATCG cgTTCATTGCGTTTTCATCCATGCCAGAACTGGCtcagaaaatcaaaatgttttttgCCCTGGCTCCAGCAGTTACAATGAAGCACACCAGAAGTCCCATCATGAAAATGTCCTTCCTTCTGGACAGGCAATTCAAGATGTTCCAG ctcctgctcgGCAGAACGGATGCCTTGCTGCGGATGAGGAAGCTGTGGAGGTTTCTCCCCAAGCTGTGCAGGCACCCGCTGCTGCACAAGCCCTGTGCCAACCTCCTCTTTCTGCTGGGCGGCTACAACGAGAAGAACCTCAACATG ACACAGCTGGATGTGTACACATCCCACTATCCGGATGGGACGTCTGTCAAAAATGTGATACACTGGGCTCAG GTGCTGAAATCAGGAGAGTTCAAAGCCTTCGACTACGGCAGCAAAAACCCAGCCGTGTACCACCAG GACACACCTCCCTCCTACCGGCTGGACGAGATGCCCGTGCCCACCGCAGTGTGGTCAGGGGGGGAGGACTGGGTGGCTGACTGGAGAGATGTCCGCCTGCTGCTGCCCCGCATCGCCCATCTCGTCACCTACGTCCACATCTCTGACTGGAATCACTGGGACTTCATCTGGGGCTTGGATGCCCCCAGGCGCCTCTACAGCAGCATCCTGGAGATGATGGAGGGGTCCTGGTAG